A genomic segment from candidate division KSB1 bacterium encodes:
- a CDS encoding hydrogenase maturation protease produces MMAFSQAPKRGAPQLRPNLIVGLGNDIAGDDGAGIWAARQLAKILHDRREVEVVPLPWAGFALLEVLAGRQRAAIVDCLCTGLHPPGTVVRLQESDFRGSVRLNSFHDINFATVLELGGKMGWQMPEQIAIWGIEGEVMDRFQEELSPAVLRAVDQVVNEILGFLDLEFALKNVAINFGIAVRHINPKRH; encoded by the coding sequence ATGATGGCTTTTTCGCAAGCGCCGAAGCGTGGCGCGCCCCAACTCCGGCCCAACCTCATCGTCGGCCTCGGCAATGACATCGCCGGCGATGATGGTGCGGGCATTTGGGCGGCGCGGCAACTCGCCAAGATTCTGCACGACCGGCGGGAGGTGGAAGTCGTGCCGCTGCCGTGGGCGGGATTCGCGCTGCTCGAGGTGCTGGCCGGCCGGCAACGTGCCGCCATTGTCGATTGCTTGTGCACCGGCCTTCATCCCCCCGGCACCGTTGTCCGCTTGCAGGAAAGCGATTTTCGCGGCTCGGTGCGGCTGAATTCCTTTCACGATATCAATTTTGCCACCGTGCTGGAGTTGGGAGGGAAAATGGGCTGGCAGATGCCGGAGCAGATCGCGATTTGGGGCATCGAAGGTGAAGTGATGGATCGTTTTCAAGAAGAACTTTCGCCGGCAGTCTTGCGCGCAGTCGATCAGGTGGTCAATGAAATACTCGGTTTTCTTGATCTTGAATTCGCTCTGAAAAATGTGGCCATAAATTTTGGGATTGCGGTGCGTCACATCAATCCAAAAAGACATTGA
- a CDS encoding 4Fe-4S dicluster domain-containing protein, which translates to MATHATPLQGPVAPGVLPLSEAELRHAFLAEVDRIPGGGRLNQCIQCGTCSGSCPVSYAMDFSPRQVVALFRAGAIETLLRSRTIWVCASCYHCTVRCPAEIKITDLLYALKRLAIERKIFPRRFPVYMLSESFVDMVKTYGRNYELGLLRKYFLRTRPGVMLRRMGEGLALWRRRRLSFRAERIKGIDGLRRMIKKAETFDRPRELVRKERITDVVGYQTLDGKQ; encoded by the coding sequence ATGGCAACACACGCAACCCCCCTCCAGGGTCCGGTCGCACCCGGCGTCCTTCCGCTGAGCGAAGCCGAACTGCGTCACGCTTTTCTCGCGGAAGTCGATCGCATTCCCGGCGGCGGCCGGCTCAATCAGTGTATTCAATGCGGCACCTGCTCCGGCTCGTGCCCGGTGAGCTACGCGATGGACTTTTCGCCGCGGCAGGTGGTGGCACTGTTCCGCGCCGGCGCGATTGAAACACTTCTGCGCAGTCGCACCATCTGGGTGTGCGCCTCCTGTTATCACTGCACCGTGCGCTGCCCGGCGGAGATCAAAATCACCGATTTGCTTTACGCGCTGAAACGCCTCGCCATCGAACGCAAGATCTTTCCGCGCAGGTTTCCCGTGTACATGTTGTCGGAAAGTTTTGTCGACATGGTGAAAACATACGGTCGCAATTACGAGCTGGGTTTGCTGCGCAAATACTTTTTGCGCACCCGGCCCGGCGTCATGCTCAGGCGCATGGGCGAAGGGCTGGCCTTGTGGCGGCGCAGGCGCTTGTCATTTCGCGCGGAAAGGATCAAGGGCATCGACGGCCTGCGCCGCATGATCAAAAAAGCCGAGACCTTCGACCGGCCCCGGGAATTGGTGCGGAAGGAAAGAATTACGGATGTGGTGGGGTATCAGACACTGGATGGCAAACAATAA
- a CDS encoding CoB--CoM heterodisulfide reductase iron-sulfur subunit B family protein gives MTYTYYPGCSLHATGIAYDKSLRAVFRKLGQELVELEDWNCCGATAYMSVKETVAFTISARNLALAQKAGHDIVAPCSACFTVLNKTRKFLQELPELRRNVNAALAEGNLQYHNGLPVRHPLEVLINDIGLDRILAAQKRSIAEFKPACYYGCQIVRPERAVLEDPEVPRAMDILFEELGAQPVDYPPKVRCCGGMLVATCEDVALKLCHELLEWAQIGGANCIVVTCPMCQSNLDLLTRRINHKMGTDYAFPILYFTQLLGLALDCTPEEVGLEHGLVPIKMKVTDLPVPLAGRSNGKQFRSGPFRVRA, from the coding sequence ATGACCTACACCTACTACCCCGGTTGCAGTTTGCATGCGACGGGCATTGCCTACGACAAATCGCTGCGTGCGGTGTTCCGCAAGCTCGGCCAGGAGCTGGTCGAGCTGGAGGACTGGAACTGCTGCGGCGCCACCGCCTACATGTCGGTCAAAGAAACCGTGGCGTTCACGATTTCGGCGCGCAATCTGGCCCTGGCGCAGAAAGCCGGCCACGATATTGTCGCGCCGTGCAGCGCCTGTTTTACTGTGCTCAACAAGACGCGCAAATTTCTCCAGGAACTGCCGGAACTGCGCCGCAACGTGAATGCGGCGCTGGCGGAGGGCAACCTGCAATACCACAATGGCCTGCCCGTCCGCCATCCGCTCGAAGTGCTGATCAACGATATCGGGCTTGATCGCATCCTCGCCGCGCAGAAGCGCTCGATTGCGGAGTTCAAGCCGGCGTGCTACTACGGCTGCCAAATCGTGCGGCCGGAGCGCGCCGTTCTCGAAGATCCCGAAGTGCCGAGGGCGATGGATATTCTCTTTGAAGAATTGGGCGCGCAGCCGGTTGACTATCCGCCAAAAGTGCGTTGCTGCGGCGGCATGCTGGTCGCGACCTGCGAAGACGTTGCATTGAAATTATGCCACGAGCTGTTGGAGTGGGCGCAAATCGGCGGCGCCAACTGCATCGTCGTCACCTGCCCCATGTGCCAGTCGAATCTCGATCTGCTCACCCGGCGGATCAACCACAAGATGGGAACGGATTATGCTTTCCCGATTTTGTACTTCACGCAGCTTCTCGGTCTGGCACTGGATTGCACCCCGGAGGAAGTGGGCCTGGAACATGGATTGGTCCCGATCAAAATGAAAGTGACCGATCTGCCGGTTCCGCTGGCGGGACGAAGCAACGGGAAACAGTTTCGTAGTGGACCCTTCAGGGTCAGGGCCTGA
- a CDS encoding FAD-dependent oxidoreductase, whose protein sequence is MNNHDIRIGVYVCHCGVNISSTVDVEAVRDFAAQRPGVVQARDYKFMCSNAGQDLIKKDIKENGINRVVVAACSPLMHELTFRTAAQDAGLNPYLVQIANIREQCAWVHDDRNEATLKAKSLVSGAASRVRFHRPLEPLRARINPATLIVGGGIAGIQAALEIAESGNPVYLVERDSTIGGQMARFDKTFPTLDCAACILTPKMVAVSHRENIHLLTLSEVEAVEGHVGNFKVRVRTRARYVTPDCTACGECVKVCPVHVPSVFDELQSERTAIHRAFPQSVPGTYVIEKRERPPCKQACPIHQDAAGYIALIREGRFAEACKLVRRENPLPFICGRVCYHPCEAECNRGSVDQPLAIQNLKRFLMDWERDHIREVEPPPPENDYPEKVAIIGSGPAGLTAAFDLARRGYKVTVFERHNVAGGMLAVGLPPYRCPRDIVQRDVDYIRRLGVEILTGRELGKHFTLPDLLSDQPGFGFKAVFLATGAHKGFALNVPGEDLLGVISGVDYLRNINLGLGQTTGRRVAIVGGGNTAIDAARTARREGAEVTLLYRRTREEMPCEEDEFDDAVAEGVKFHYLIAPVAILGRNGRVRGLKCIRMELGEPDASGRRRPIPIPGSEHELEFDQVITAISQQPDRSWYGNDGPASAGNGKSQLAFTKWDTIVVHTESMQTDIPGVFAGGDVVLGPSTVVESMGQGRRAAEAIHKYLRGEPLRDFTTHIPPANPRRSFESRPHPYAPKYEDIPHAPRVAMPQREAAERIRDYKEVNLGYSAEQARQEAERCLNCGVCVECYECERVCEPKAVMHGMVDRISEIEVGQILVATGYQIFDARKMSQYGYGRYDNVLSSLEFERMLSSTGPTGGRILCRNGQPPRAIGIIHCIGSRDENHHRYCSRVCCMYALKFAHLAKERTHAEVYQFYIDMRAFGKGYEEFYSRVLREGTTVIRGKAAEVVPARTSGKANGAPGHLVIRCEDTLIARHREIPVDMVVLCNAIEPRSDAGHVAHLFSLSRSPDGFFLERHPKLDPVGTTMDGVYLAGACQGPKDIPDAVAQGQAAAARILSLISKGETLIDPIRASINHDLCSGCRICNNLCPYEAISFDEEEQVSTVNEVLCKGCGTCVAACPAGAITGAGFSDEQIFAELEGVLV, encoded by the coding sequence ATGAACAACCATGACATCCGCATCGGCGTTTACGTTTGCCACTGTGGCGTCAATATTTCCTCGACAGTTGACGTTGAAGCCGTGCGCGATTTTGCGGCGCAGCGGCCGGGCGTGGTGCAGGCGCGCGATTACAAATTCATGTGCTCCAATGCCGGCCAGGATTTGATCAAAAAGGACATCAAAGAGAACGGCATCAATCGCGTCGTCGTGGCCGCCTGCTCGCCGTTGATGCACGAGCTCACATTTCGCACCGCGGCACAGGACGCCGGCCTCAATCCCTATCTCGTGCAAATCGCCAACATCCGCGAGCAATGCGCGTGGGTTCACGACGACAGGAACGAAGCGACCCTCAAAGCCAAAAGTTTGGTGAGCGGCGCGGCTTCGCGCGTGCGCTTTCATCGACCATTGGAACCGTTGCGCGCCAGGATCAATCCCGCCACGCTCATCGTTGGCGGCGGCATCGCCGGCATTCAAGCCGCGTTGGAAATCGCCGAGTCCGGCAATCCGGTTTATTTGGTCGAACGCGATTCCACCATCGGCGGGCAAATGGCCAGGTTCGACAAGACTTTTCCCACGCTGGATTGCGCCGCCTGCATTTTGACGCCGAAAATGGTTGCGGTGAGCCATCGTGAAAATATTCATTTGCTGACCCTGAGCGAAGTCGAAGCCGTCGAAGGCCATGTCGGAAATTTCAAAGTGCGCGTGCGCACCCGGGCACGCTATGTCACGCCGGATTGCACCGCGTGCGGGGAATGCGTCAAGGTTTGTCCGGTGCATGTGCCCAGTGTCTTCGATGAGCTGCAATCCGAGCGTACCGCCATTCATCGCGCCTTCCCGCAGTCCGTGCCCGGCACTTATGTCATCGAGAAGCGCGAGCGGCCGCCGTGCAAACAGGCCTGCCCGATTCACCAGGATGCCGCCGGCTACATCGCGCTGATTCGCGAGGGCCGCTTCGCCGAGGCCTGCAAGCTCGTGCGCCGCGAGAATCCGCTGCCCTTCATCTGCGGCCGCGTCTGCTATCATCCCTGCGAAGCCGAGTGCAACCGCGGCAGCGTCGATCAGCCCCTGGCCATTCAGAACCTCAAACGCTTTCTGATGGATTGGGAGCGCGATCATATCCGCGAAGTTGAACCGCCGCCGCCGGAGAATGATTATCCGGAAAAAGTTGCGATCATCGGTTCGGGCCCGGCGGGGTTGACCGCGGCGTTCGATCTCGCGCGCCGGGGTTACAAAGTCACGGTCTTTGAAAGACACAATGTGGCGGGCGGCATGCTGGCGGTCGGTTTGCCGCCTTATCGCTGCCCGCGCGACATCGTGCAGCGCGATGTTGATTACATCCGCAGGCTGGGCGTGGAAATTTTGACGGGCCGTGAGCTGGGCAAACACTTCACGCTGCCGGATTTGTTGAGCGATCAGCCCGGCTTTGGATTCAAGGCGGTTTTTCTGGCCACCGGCGCGCACAAAGGCTTCGCCTTGAATGTTCCCGGCGAAGATTTGCTGGGCGTCATTTCCGGCGTCGATTATTTGCGCAACATCAACCTCGGCCTGGGGCAAACCACCGGCCGGCGGGTCGCGATTGTCGGCGGCGGCAACACCGCCATCGATGCAGCGCGCACCGCGCGGCGCGAAGGCGCGGAGGTCACACTTCTTTATCGCCGCACGCGCGAGGAGATGCCGTGTGAAGAAGACGAGTTCGATGATGCCGTCGCCGAGGGCGTGAAATTTCATTATCTCATTGCGCCGGTCGCAATCCTCGGCAGAAACGGCCGGGTGCGCGGCCTGAAATGCATTCGCATGGAGCTGGGCGAGCCGGATGCCAGCGGCCGGCGGCGGCCGATCCCGATCCCCGGCTCCGAACACGAATTGGAATTCGATCAGGTGATCACCGCGATCAGCCAGCAGCCGGATCGCAGTTGGTATGGCAACGACGGCCCGGCGTCCGCCGGCAATGGCAAATCGCAACTGGCTTTCACCAAGTGGGATACCATCGTGGTGCACACGGAATCGATGCAGACCGACATTCCCGGCGTGTTTGCCGGCGGCGACGTGGTGCTCGGACCCTCGACGGTCGTGGAATCAATGGGCCAGGGCCGGCGCGCCGCGGAAGCGATTCACAAATATCTGCGCGGCGAGCCGTTGCGCGATTTCACAACACACATCCCGCCGGCGAATCCGCGCAGGTCGTTCGAGAGCCGGCCGCACCCGTATGCACCCAAATACGAAGACATTCCGCATGCGCCGCGCGTCGCGATGCCGCAGCGCGAGGCTGCCGAACGCATTCGCGATTACAAAGAAGTCAACCTTGGCTACAGCGCCGAACAAGCGCGGCAGGAGGCGGAACGCTGCCTCAACTGCGGCGTGTGCGTCGAATGCTACGAATGCGAGCGCGTGTGTGAGCCGAAAGCGGTCATGCACGGCATGGTTGACCGGATCAGCGAAATCGAGGTCGGCCAAATTTTGGTGGCGACCGGCTATCAGATTTTCGACGCGCGCAAGATGTCGCAATATGGTTATGGCCGCTACGACAACGTGCTTTCCAGTCTCGAATTCGAGCGCATGCTCAGCTCGACCGGCCCGACCGGCGGCAGGATTCTGTGCAGGAACGGCCAGCCGCCGCGGGCAATCGGCATCATTCATTGCATCGGCTCGCGCGATGAGAATCACCATCGCTACTGCTCGCGCGTGTGCTGCATGTATGCGTTGAAATTTGCCCATCTCGCCAAAGAGCGCACCCATGCCGAGGTTTATCAATTCTACATCGACATGCGCGCGTTCGGCAAGGGTTACGAGGAATTTTACAGCCGCGTGCTGCGCGAAGGCACGACGGTGATTCGCGGCAAAGCCGCCGAGGTGGTCCCGGCGCGCACCAGCGGCAAAGCCAATGGCGCACCCGGCCATCTCGTCATTCGTTGCGAAGACACGTTGATCGCCCGCCATCGCGAGATTCCGGTGGACATGGTGGTGTTGTGCAACGCCATTGAACCGCGCAGCGATGCCGGCCATGTCGCGCATTTGTTCTCCTTGAGCCGCAGCCCTGACGGGTTCTTTTTGGAAAGACATCCCAAACTCGATCCGGTCGGCACGACGATGGATGGTGTCTACCTCGCCGGTGCCTGTCAGGGGCCCAAGGACATCCCGGATGCCGTGGCGCAGGGACAGGCCGCGGCGGCGCGCATTCTCTCGCTGATCAGCAAGGGTGAAACGCTGATCGATCCGATCCGCGCCTCGATCAATCACGACCTGTGCAGCGGCTGCCGCATTTGCAACAACCTGTGCCCGTATGAAGCGATCTCGTTCGATGAAGAGGAACAAGTCTCCACGGTGAATGAAGTTTTGTGCAAAGGCTGCGGCACCTGCGTCGCGGCGTGCCCGGCGGGCGCGATCACCGGCGCGGGTTTTTCCGACGAGCAAATTTTTGCGGAATTGGAAGGCGTTTTGGTGTAA
- a CDS encoding Uma2 family endonuclease, which produces MAAMTNINVSRASQNEPATLSTRHDIPIEQRTDVTVDELEGTSLPCPAELYDGKVVYKMANYAHGKSQTRFISKLDRYLEEHPIGDLVTETNFRLWPELPDQSRIPDVAFVKNERVPDDPHRFPALAPDLVIEIISPEDNFMQVMNKVDAYLEQGTQMIWLVITITREVLVCTTTGKYSVRDLLTAPDRLPGFELPVSKIFEGIPLPPRS; this is translated from the coding sequence ATCGCAAAACGAGCCCGCTACCCTTTCCACCCGCCATGACATTCCCATTGAGCAGCGCACCGATGTTACCGTCGATGAGCTGGAGGGAACCTCGCTTCCTTGTCCCGCCGAACTTTATGACGGAAAGGTGGTTTACAAAATGGCAAACTATGCTCATGGCAAGAGCCAGACAAGGTTCATTTCCAAACTTGATCGCTACCTGGAAGAGCATCCTATCGGCGATCTGGTGACCGAAACCAACTTCCGTCTTTGGCCGGAACTTCCGGATCAGTCGCGCATTCCCGATGTCGCTTTTGTGAAAAACGAGCGTGTTCCTGATGATCCACATCGCTTTCCAGCCTTGGCGCCTGACCTGGTCATAGAAATCATTTCTCCAGAAGACAATTTTATGCAGGTGATGAACAAAGTCGATGCCTATCTCGAGCAAGGTACTCAAATGATATGGCTGGTCATCACCATTACCCGCGAGGTGCTGGTCTGCACCACCACGGGCAAATACAGCGTCCGCGACCTCCTCACCGCGCCCGATCGGCTGCCGGGCTTTGAGTTGCCGGTCAGCAAGATCTTCGAGGGCATTCCCTTGCCGCCTCGATCCTGA